CCCGGAGGAGGCGAAGACCTACTACCGCGCGGTGGTGGGCGACCGCACGCCCCGCGAGCTGCAGGACGCGTTCCTGGACAACGGTGCCCGCCTGGTCGACTACCTGGAGTCCGACGACGACTTCGAGTTCATCGTCTACCCGTGGCCGGACTACTTCGGGTCGGCGCCGGGGGCCAGCGCGACCGGTCGGCACATCATGCCGATGCCGATCCCGCCGGAGCGGATCGGCTCGCTGCGGGACCAGCTCCGGCCACCGGTGGGCGTCGAGCGGGCGGGCGAACCGCTTCCGGAGCTGCTCATCGGCGGTCAGGCGCTGATCGGCAGGCTGCTGCTCGCGCTGTCCAAGAAGGACTCCGTCCGGCTGCGGCGCGGATCGGTGTGCGACGAGCTGCTGACCTCGGACGGCGCCGTGATCGGCGCGGTGGTCGAGGAAGGCGGCGAGCGACGGCGGATCCGCGCGCGGCGCGGCGTGCTGATCGCCTCCGGCGGGTTCGAGCGCAACCAGGAGATGCGGACCGAGCACGGGGTTCCGGGCGCGGCGCGCGACACGATGGGACCGGCGGAGAACCTGGGCAAGGCGATCCGGGCCGGGATCGACGTCGGCGCCGGCACCGACCTGATGTCGGAGGCCTGGTGGTCGCCGGGCATCACCCACCCGGACGGGACGTCGACGTTCTCGCTGTGGTTCACCGGCGGCATCTTCGTCGACGGCGCGGGCGAGCGCTTCGTCAACGAGTCCTGGCCGTACGACCGGATCGGCCGCGCCGTCCTCGACCGCCTCGGCGAGGGCCGGATGGCGCTGCCGTTCTGGATGATCTACGACGACCGCGAGGGCGAGCGGCCGCCGGTGCGCTCCACGAGCGTCCCGATGGGGGAGACCGGTGACTACGTCGACGCCGGGCTGTGGTTCAGCGCGGGCACGCTGGCCGAGCTCGCGGAGAAGATCGGTGTTCCCGCGGACAACCTGGAGCGGAC
This portion of the Saccharopolyspora antimicrobica genome encodes:
- a CDS encoding FAD-binding protein, with the protein product MAIWDDECDVLVVGSGGGALTGAYTASREGLSVLVVEATDKFGGTTAYSGGGLWFPGNAVLKRAGDQDTPEEAKTYYRAVVGDRTPRELQDAFLDNGARLVDYLESDDDFEFIVYPWPDYFGSAPGASATGRHIMPMPIPPERIGSLRDQLRPPVGVERAGEPLPELLIGGQALIGRLLLALSKKDSVRLRRGSVCDELLTSDGAVIGAVVEEGGERRRIRARRGVLIASGGFERNQEMRTEHGVPGAARDTMGPAENLGKAIRAGIDVGAGTDLMSEAWWSPGITHPDGTSTFSLWFTGGIFVDGAGERFVNESWPYDRIGRAVLDRLGEGRMALPFWMIYDDREGERPPVRSTSVPMGETGDYVDAGLWFSAGTLAELAEKIGVPADNLERTVARFNGFAAAGADEDFHRGDEPYDRSFAEGGSPLVPIEKGPFHAAAFGLSDLGTKGGLRTDARARVLNTSGEVIPGLYAAGNSMAAVSGTTYPGGGNPIGACMVFSHLAALDMLAR